The Schistocerca cancellata isolate TAMUIC-IGC-003103 chromosome 4, iqSchCanc2.1, whole genome shotgun sequence genome contains a region encoding:
- the LOC126183991 gene encoding uncharacterized protein LOC126183991 gives MGKTHIWEKRKYGKNAKWEKRKYGKNAYMAKTQIWQKTNMGKTQIWKKRKYDKNANLGKTPIWEKRKYRETQIWEKHKYVKDENMGKTQIWERRKHGKDEIMGKTQIWEKRKYGKNANMAKTQVWQKRKYRKKASMAKTQERQKCKYGKNASMAKTQVWQKHKYGKNANTAKTQIWQKRKYGKMQVWQKRKYGKNANMANRKYGKDANMGKTQIWEKRKYGKNANMGKMQIWERRNYGKDTNMEMTQIWENRNYGKKAIMVKTQLWEKRNYGKNAIMRKTQLWEKRKYGKNAIMEKTQLWVKGKYGKNANMGKTQIWEKRKYGNNANM, from the coding sequence atgggaaaaacgcatatatgggaaaaacgcaaatatgggaaaaatgcaaaatgggaaaaacgaaaatatgggaaaaacgcatatatggcaaaaacgcaaatatggcaaaaaacaaatatgggaaaaacgcaaatatggaaaaaacgcaaatatgacaaaaacgcaaatttgggaaaaacgccaatatgggaaaaacgcaaatatagggaaacgcaaatatgggaaaaacacaaatatgtgaaagacgaaaacatgggaaagacgcaaatatgggaaagacgcaaacatgggaaagacgaaatcatgggaaagacgcaaatatgggaaaaacgcaaatatgggaaaaacgcaaatatggcaaaaacgcaagtatggcaaaaacgcaagtatcgcAAAaaagcaagtatggcaaaaacgcaagaaaggcaaaaatgtaagtatggcaaaaacgcaagtatggcaaaaacgcaagtatggcaaaaacacaaatatggtaaaaacgctaatacagcaaaaacgcaaatatggcaaaaacggaagtaTGGCAAaatgcaagtatggcaaaaacggaaatatggcaaaaatgcaaatatggcaaatcgcaaatatgggaaagacgcaaatatgggaaagacgcaaatatgggaaaaacgcaaatatgggaaaaacgcaaatatgggaaagatgcaaatatgggaaagacgcaattatgggaaagacacaaatatggaaatgacgcaaatatgggaaaaccgcaattatgggaaaaaagcaattatggttaaaacgcaattatgggaaaaacgcaattatgggaaaaacgcaattatgagaaaaacgcaattatgggaaaaacgcaaatatgggaaaaacgcaattatggaaaaaacgcaactatgggtaaaaggcaaatatgggaagaacgcaaatatgggaaaaacgcaaatatgggaaaaacgcaaatatgggaacaacgcaaatatgtga
- the LOC126183992 gene encoding LWamide neuropeptides-like, whose protein sequence is MAKTQIWQKRKYGKNANMAKTQLRQKRNHGINATMAKTQLWRKRNYGKNATMEKTQLWQRCNYGKNATMGKTQLWEKRKDGKNANMGKTYGKNANIGITQVWEEHKYGKSANMGEDKLVTQIWQRRKYGKHANMAKTQKWVKRKNGKDAKMGKMQKWERHKYGKNANMEKTQIWEKLKYGRNANMAKTQVWQKRKYVKNANMSKTQLWQKRNHFKNATMTKTQLWQKRNYGEIPTIAKTQLWQKRKYGKNANIAKTEIWEKRKYVKNANMGKTQIWEKRKYGKNASMGKTQIWQKRKYGKNAKMGKTQKWEKRKYGKNAKMGKTQKWEKRKYGKKAIMGKTQIWEKRNYGKNAIMGKTLIWEKRKYGKNANM, encoded by the exons atggcaaaaacgcaaatatggcaaaaacgcaaatatggtaaaaacgcaaatatggcaaaaacgcaactaaggcaaaaacgcaaccatggcataaacgcaactatggcaaaaacgcaactatggcgaaaacgcaactatggcaaaaacgcaactatggaaaaaacgcaactatggcaaagatgcaactatggcaaaaacgcaactatgggaaaaacgcaactatgggaaaaacgcaaagatgggaaaaacgcaaatatgggaaaaacatatggcaaaaacgcaaatattggaataacgcaagtatgggaagaacacaaatatgggaaaagtgcaaatatgggagaagataaacttgtg acgcaaatatggcaacgacgcaaatatggcaaacacgcaaatatggcaaagacgcaaaaatgggtaaaacgcaaaaatgggaaagatgcaaaaatgggaaagatgcaaaaatgggaaagacacaaatatgggaaaaacgcaaatatggaaaaaacgcagatatgggaaaaactcaaatatgggagaaatgcaaatatggcaaaaacgcaagtatggcaaaaacgcaaatatgtcaaaaacgcaaatatgtcaaaaacgcaactatggcaaaaacgcaaccatttcAAGAACGCAACTAtgacaaaaacgcaactatggcaaaaacgcaactatggcgaaATCCCAACtattgcaaaaacgcaactatggcaaaaacgtaaatatggcaaaaacgcaaatatagcaaaaacggaaatatgggaaaaacgcaaatatgtgaaaaacgcaaatatgggaaaaacccaaatatgggaaaaacgcaaatatgggaaaaacgcaagtatgggaaaaacgcaaatatggcaaaaacgcaaatatggcaaaaacgcaaaaatgggtaaaacgcaaaaatgggaaaaacgcaaatatgggaaaaacgcaaaaatgggaaaaacgcaaaaatgggaaaaacgcaaatatgggaaaaaggcaattatgggaaaaacgcaaatatgggaaaaacgcaattatgggaaaaacgcaattatgggaaaaacgctaatatgggaaaaacgcaaatatgggaaaaacgcgaatatgtga